One genomic window of Polyangium aurulentum includes the following:
- a CDS encoding Fic family protein — translation MKKKPRVAAAKKARTTAKKAVRKAPARAAKRTTAAKKARGAAKRTAVKARKKVAPARAKRATAAKKRAQKPAKKRVQRAIVRKKAKTARRPARAAQKRVARVAARKKVTARPKAKKAARPARPAKAPKRLARPAKAKRAAKAKAKATERAARRPERRKVAKPAKAAKAAKAAKPAKAAKAERAAQVVERELSVKEVTRKLKTREAPKERELEKERPAKERPGKERLAKERPGKERPAKERPAKEKLVARDRERERDRELEELPEKGKLKGKLKGKDKLKGKALRGRDEDVREGKVRKGGKADKPREGRLIAVREPAPRVVALPLPMLPPQRRPSIEERSATIEQRLAAQSEDFRRRYIDSLTMSWIYHDSALEGVVYTFEELRTALHGQAPPVTDTNLQPTYDDIRRHREAIEFVRDAAVKKLPVTIDVIKKIYLILHPEEGDIKTVKYRKDIPQHRLYFHEYAPPDKIPYKVRQIVDWLNDPETRKTRNGLRIAARAHYDLLRVYPFQSDSGKVSRLFMNLLLLKSGLPPSIIHSTERQRYYEALKGSATTVLQMVQESVENALASVEKLVDEHESRKRAFVS, via the coding sequence TTGAAGAAGAAGCCGCGGGTCGCGGCTGCGAAGAAGGCGCGGACCACGGCGAAGAAGGCCGTGCGCAAGGCGCCGGCGCGGGCGGCCAAGCGGACGACGGCGGCCAAGAAGGCGAGGGGAGCGGCCAAGCGGACGGCGGTGAAGGCGCGGAAGAAGGTCGCGCCGGCGCGTGCCAAGCGGGCGACGGCGGCCAAGAAGAGGGCGCAGAAGCCGGCGAAGAAGAGGGTTCAGCGGGCGATCGTTCGCAAGAAGGCGAAGACCGCGCGTCGTCCCGCGCGTGCGGCGCAGAAGCGCGTCGCGCGTGTCGCGGCCCGCAAGAAGGTCACGGCGCGGCCGAAGGCGAAGAAGGCGGCGCGGCCGGCTCGCCCGGCGAAGGCGCCGAAGCGGCTCGCGCGGCCTGCGAAGGCGAAGCGGGCGGCGAAGGCGAAGGCCAAGGCGACCGAGCGGGCGGCGCGTCGCCCTGAGCGGCGCAAGGTCGCGAAGCCTGCCAAGGCGGCCAAGGCGGCCAAGGCGGCCAAGCCTGCCAAGGCGGCCAAGGCGGAGAGGGCGGCGCAGGTCGTCGAGCGCGAGCTGAGCGTCAAGGAGGTCACCCGCAAGCTCAAGACGCGGGAGGCGCCGAAGGAGCGCGAGCTCGAGAAGGAGCGTCCGGCCAAGGAGCGGCCTGGCAAGGAGCGTCTTGCCAAGGAGCGGCCTGGCAAGGAGCGGCCCGCCAAGGAGCGTCCGGCCAAGGAGAAGCTCGTCGCGCGGGATCGCGAGCGCGAGCGCGACAGGGAGCTGGAGGAGCTTCCGGAGAAGGGCAAGCTCAAGGGCAAGCTCAAGGGCAAGGACAAGCTCAAGGGCAAGGCTCTGCGCGGGCGTGACGAGGATGTTCGCGAGGGCAAGGTTCGCAAGGGCGGCAAGGCCGACAAACCTCGCGAGGGGCGGCTGATCGCGGTGCGCGAGCCTGCGCCGCGCGTCGTTGCGCTGCCTTTGCCGATGCTGCCTCCGCAGCGCCGGCCGAGCATCGAGGAGCGCTCGGCCACGATCGAGCAGCGGCTCGCGGCGCAGAGCGAGGACTTCCGCAGGCGCTACATCGACAGCCTGACGATGTCGTGGATTTACCACGACAGCGCGCTCGAGGGCGTCGTGTACACCTTCGAGGAGCTACGCACGGCGCTGCATGGCCAGGCCCCGCCGGTCACCGACACGAACTTGCAGCCGACCTACGACGACATTCGCCGTCATCGCGAGGCGATCGAGTTCGTGCGCGATGCAGCGGTGAAGAAGCTGCCGGTGACGATCGACGTCATCAAGAAGATCTATCTCATCCTCCATCCGGAGGAGGGGGACATCAAGACGGTCAAGTACCGCAAGGACATCCCCCAGCATCGCCTGTACTTCCACGAGTACGCGCCGCCCGACAAGATCCCCTACAAGGTGCGGCAGATCGTCGACTGGCTCAACGATCCGGAGACGCGCAAGACGCGCAACGGCCTGCGGATCGCGGCCCGCGCGCACTACGATCTGCTGCGCGTGTATCCCTTCCAGTCCGACAGCGGCAAGGTGTCGCGGCTGTTCATGAACCTGCTGCTCCTCAAGAGCGGGCTGCCGCCTTCGATCATCCACTCGACCGAGCGCCAGCGCTATTACGAGGCCCTCAAGGGCTCGGCCACCACCGTGCTCCAGATGGTGCAGGAGTCGGTCGAGAACGCCCTCGCGAGCGTCGAGAAGCTCGTCGACGAGCACGAGTCCCGCAAGCGCGCCTTCGTCTCCTGA